Genomic segment of bacterium:
CATTCCCCGCTCCTGCAGCCCGGAGGAGGAGGCCGACCTTCTGGCCGACCTGTGCATTACCGACAGCGCGCAGTTTGTGCTCCTCGACCGGCGTGACAACAGCCTGGAATATGTAAGCACCCTGGTGCGGGCCGGACTTTTCGTGGTCGACATCGAGGACCGCGGGCCGGGACGTTGCGAGTCGCATATCCTGATCGACAGCCATATCTGGCCGGGCAGCGAGGAGGCGGGCTGCCGGGGCAAGCCGCTCTGCGGCTTCGGCCCGGACTGGGCCCTGATAGACCTGCGTTACGCCCGCGCGGCGGCCTGCCTGAGTCTCACGCCAGAGGCCGAGCGGCTTCAGACCGTGCGCGAGGTGGTGGTGAGCCTGGGCGGCTCCGACCCGGCCGGACTCACCCGTGTCGTGCTCGGACAGATAGACCGGGTGGAGGGCGATTTCCGGGTCAGCCTGGTGGCGGGTCCCGGAGTGGACACCAGCGGCCTGGCGTGCAGTTTCCACGAGTTGCGGCTGCTGCGCGGCCTGCGCTGCCTGGACGAGGTGTTCTCCGGGGCGCAGCTGGCCGTGGTGAGCGGCGGGGTGACCATGCTCGAGGCCCTTTGCGTGGGCGTGCCGGTGCTGGTCGTGCCGCAGCACCGCGAGCAGTACGTGAACGCGGCGCGTTTCGCCCTGCGGGCCGGCCTGTCGCTGGCGCCCCCGCCCGAGGACGCCGCCCACCGCGAGCGCATTTTCCGCGCCCTGGAGCAGATAATCGAAGACCCCGTGCTGCGGGTCGGCCTGGCCCGGGCCGGGGCGGCGCTGGTGGATGGCCACGCCCTGGAGCGCCTGGCCGGAACCATGGCCTATCTGGAAAGCGCCCGCAGAGAGAAAGTGTTCGGCAATTGACAATCACCTCCGGCGCAGCCCGGCCGGATTGTACGTACCCCCTGAAGCGGCCGTCAAGCCGCGCTTACAAGGGAGAAAGGCCCGCCATGGACAGACCGGGTGTGATCATCATCGGCGGCGGGATCATGCAGATCCCGCTGATCGAGGCGGCGAAGAAGATGGAGCTTCTCACTGTCGTGACCGACTACAACCCCCGCGCGCCGGGGCTGGCCCTGGCCGACATCGCCCTGGAGGTCAGCACGCGCAACGTGGATTTCAACGTGCTCTCGGCCCGGCGTATCGCGGCCGGGGTGCCGATCCGCGGCGTGCTCACCGTGGGCACGGATGCCAGCCGCACAGTGAGCGCGGTGGCCGCGGCCCTCGAGCTGCCGGGGATCCGCTACGATGTGGCCGAGCGGGCCACGGACAAGGTCAAGATGCGCCGGGCGTTCAAGGAGCACGGGGTGCCCTCGCCCGAGTTCGTCTATGTCTGGACCCGTGAGGAAATGCGCCGCGCCGTGCGCCGTCTGGGCTATCCCTGCGTGATCAAGCCCGCCGATAACATGGGCGCGCGCGGGGTGCAGATGCTCACCCGCGGCTCCGACCTGGACCAGGCTTTCACCGAGGCCCGCCGCGCCTCGGTCAGCGGGATGCTGCTGGTAGAGGAATACATGGAGGGCCCCGAGCTGTCCATCGACGCCCTGGTCTGGAACGGGCGTGTCGCGATCACCGGGATCGGTGACCGGATCATCCAGGGCGCGCCGCATTTCATCGAGCTGGGCCACACCATGCCCTCCGCCCTGCCCAAAAAGGTGCTGAACGAGGCGGTGCGGGTGATGAAACAGGGCATCC
This window contains:
- a CDS encoding ATP-grasp domain-containing protein encodes the protein MDRPGVIIIGGGIMQIPLIEAAKKMELLTVVTDYNPRAPGLALADIALEVSTRNVDFNVLSARRIAAGVPIRGVLTVGTDASRTVSAVAAALELPGIRYDVAERATDKVKMRRAFKEHGVPSPEFVYVWTREEMRRAVRRLGYPCVIKPADNMGARGVQMLTRGSDLDQAFTEARRASVSGMLLVEEYMEGPELSIDALVWNGRVAITGIGDRIIQGAPHFIELGHTMPSALPKKVLNEAVRVMKQGIRALGIDIGAAKGDIKLTPQGPMIGELAARLSGGFMSGFTYPYATGVDLMSAAIRISMGEHPGDLTPRWNKVSAERAIIPAAGRITAVRGLDKALALPGVKNIFTMYKTGDMYREPTSNLGKFGHLIAVADTRTELESLCDTALRTVQVRTDPQAQPLIEKAS